A window of Sphingobacterium kitahiroshimense genomic DNA:
CGATCGCTGTTGTCGATGTACAATCTCACGAAAAACAAGGTAATTAATTCCGTATCGCTATGTATGCATATTTTAACGGGAAATTAGCACATAAAGCACCTACCCATGTTATTCTCGACGTGGGTGGGATTGGCTATTATATCCATATTTCCCTCAATACTTTTTCCTTGATTAAAGACCAGGAGCAATGTAAGCTATTCATTTCTTTTCAGGTTAGGGAGGATGCGCATACCTTGTACGGATTTGCAACAGAAGGTGAAAAAAAACTATTTGAAAATCTGATTTCAGTATCAGGTATTGGTCCAAATACAGGGCGTATGATCCTTTCATCCAATACACCGGAAGAAATACAATCTGCTATTGTAAATGGTCAGGTTACACTGATTCAGCAAATAAAAGGTATTGGTCCTAAAACAGCGCAACGTTTGATTTTAGAATTGCAGGATAAGCTAAAAAAACAAGGTGTAGAATCCTTATCAACGATTCCAATGGCACAATCTGTACCAGACGAAGCATTATCTGCTTTGGTCATGTTAGGATTCAATAAAGCTACCTCAGAAAAAGTTTTAAATACTGTCATCCAAACGGATCCAAATCTGACCGTCGAAGGAATGATCAAATTAGCTTTGAAAAAGTTGTAAAGAAAGATTATTTATTTTTAACAAGCGCTATTATTCTGTTAACTTTGAACAGCATAATAGCGCTTTTTTTATGGCAGAAGATTTAACAATTAAAAAAGGAACAAAGGAAGAACAATATATTGCTCTTCTTCCTCAAATAAAAGGCTTGATCACCGGTGAAACGAATCAAATCGCTAACCTGGCAAATATTGCCGCAGCACTGAAGGAACAGTTCAATTTTTTCTGGGTAGGTTTTTACTTGATTGAGGGTGAGCAACTTGTACTAGCACCTTTTCAGGGACCAGTAGCCTGTACGCGTATCCAGTATGGTCGTGGCGTTTGCGGAACTTCCTGGAAAGAAAATAAAACCATTATCGTACCCAATGTGGATGAATTCCCCGGGCATATCGCTTGCAGCTCACTTTCAAAATCAGAAATTGTTATCCCTGTTTATAAGGGCAACAACATCATCGGTATTCTAGATGTAGATAGTAGCGAACTCAACGATTTCGATGCTGTCGATGAGCAATATTTAACTGAAATAGTTGCTTTGCTTTCTTAAGAATACCTAAGACAATTTCATCTCCCAGACTTTGATTAATTTATCATCACCTGCAGTGAGAAAGTATTTTCCAGAAGTAGTCCAAAGTCCGGTGTTGATCGATAAAGTATGCGAGTCATAAAATTTATCACGACTGACTGTTTTGCGTAAAGCATAGGTTTCC
This region includes:
- the ruvA gene encoding Holliday junction branch migration protein RuvA; this translates as MYAYFNGKLAHKAPTHVILDVGGIGYYIHISLNTFSLIKDQEQCKLFISFQVREDAHTLYGFATEGEKKLFENLISVSGIGPNTGRMILSSNTPEEIQSAIVNGQVTLIQQIKGIGPKTAQRLILELQDKLKKQGVESLSTIPMAQSVPDEALSALVMLGFNKATSEKVLNTVIQTDPNLTVEGMIKLALKKL
- a CDS encoding GAF domain-containing protein, whose amino-acid sequence is MAEDLTIKKGTKEEQYIALLPQIKGLITGETNQIANLANIAAALKEQFNFFWVGFYLIEGEQLVLAPFQGPVACTRIQYGRGVCGTSWKENKTIIVPNVDEFPGHIACSSLSKSEIVIPVYKGNNIIGILDVDSSELNDFDAVDEQYLTEIVALLS